Proteins from a genomic interval of Benincasa hispida cultivar B227 chromosome 7, ASM972705v1, whole genome shotgun sequence:
- the LOC120082002 gene encoding MLP-like protein 31 → MSCLYGKLEADFEIKTPASKFHEMLHKKPHHLNNASGDKVQGCELHEGEWGKVGSIIYWNYFHEGKAKVAKTVIEAVDEEKNLIAFKTIEGDILEQYKTFDFKMQATPKGKGSVVHWTLLYEKRHENIPHSYSSLEFAAELSRDIDAHLMEGN, encoded by the exons ATGTCTTGTCTCTATGGAAAGTTGGAGGctgattttgaaataaaaactcCTGCTTCTAAATTTCATGAAATGCTTCATAAGAAACCACACCATCTAAACAATGCTTCTGGAGACAAAGTACAAGGCTGTGAGCTACATGAGGGTGAATGGGGCAAAGTTGGTTCTATCATCTATTGGAACTATTTTCATG AAGGAAAGGCTAAAGTAGCAAAGACGGTAATTGAAGCTGTGGATGAGGAGAAGAATTTGATAGCTTTCAAGACAATTGAAGGAGACATTTTGGAGCAATATAAAACATTCGATTTTAAAATGCAAGCTACTCCGAAGGGTAAAGGAAGTGTGGTTCATTGGACTTTGCTTTATGAGAAACGTCATGAAAACATTCCACATTCATATTCTAGCTTAGAGTTTGCTGCTGAATTGTCCAGAGACATTGATGCACACCTCATGGAaggcaattaa